A genomic segment from Geitlerinema sp. PCC 7407 encodes:
- a CDS encoding acireductone dioxygenase, whose translation MAILRLEDGTTYTELDAIARELAPLNVQLNHWPVSDDSRARSLLAQSALDADEKEQVLQSLDHYFEQLQASDGYQSRDLIVLNPDIPNLDEMLAKFIQCHTHADDEVRYIVDGEGVFGFVRPDGSQIALTVQPEEFINVPANTEHWFHLTASRRVKAVRYFTTTEGWVPVYTGTEVRLRPEQLVA comes from the coding sequence ATGGCAATTCTGAGACTCGAAGACGGGACCACCTACACCGAGCTAGACGCGATCGCCCGCGAGCTAGCGCCGCTGAACGTCCAGCTCAACCACTGGCCCGTGAGCGATGATTCAAGGGCGCGATCGCTGCTGGCCCAATCAGCCCTGGACGCGGACGAGAAAGAGCAGGTCCTCCAGTCCCTAGACCACTACTTCGAGCAGCTGCAAGCCTCCGATGGCTACCAGTCGCGAGATTTGATTGTCTTGAATCCCGACATTCCCAACCTCGATGAGATGTTGGCGAAATTTATTCAGTGCCACACCCACGCAGACGACGAAGTGCGCTACATCGTCGATGGAGAAGGGGTTTTTGGATTTGTGCGCCCCGACGGCAGCCAGATCGCCCTCACCGTCCAGCCCGAGGAATTCATTAACGTCCCCGCCAATACCGAGCACTGGTTTCACCTCACCGCCAGCCGCCGCGTCAAGGCCGTGCGCTACTTCACCACCACCGAGGGCTGGGTGCCCGTGTACACCGGCACCGAAGTCCGGCTGCGTCCCGAGCAGCTGGTGGCCTGA
- a CDS encoding RuBisCO large subunit C-terminal-like domain-containing protein encodes MAIEVDYRFPAGIDAHKQGQVIAVGQTAGSWDEQRFAQQSASLRSHLAEVAEVRTDAQGSTVTVRFPESNVEGDIGSLLTMIFGKYSMAGPAKVVGLRLPETYGQRAKFGISGLRSRLGVSDRPLVMAIFKPALGLSANDHAVILRQVAYAGLDVIKDDEILGDLASAPTLERLVACRRALDAVKADTGRTVLYAVNVTGRADRLLARARQLVEAGANALLLNVLSYGFSVLEAIAADPAINVPVFAHPAFAGALCGAPDHGLSYPIVLGTLMAHAGADAVLYPAHYGSLPFDAQDEASIRDALRQRNVFPVPSAGIHPGIVPRALADYGHDVILNAGTGIMDHPAGPAAGVEAFLQALALAKPGEPFDRAAIAPQTPLHQALEKWGSA; translated from the coding sequence ATGGCGATCGAGGTTGACTACCGGTTTCCGGCGGGCATCGATGCCCACAAGCAGGGCCAAGTGATCGCCGTGGGCCAGACCGCAGGCTCCTGGGACGAGCAGCGCTTTGCCCAGCAGTCGGCATCCCTGCGATCGCACCTAGCCGAGGTGGCCGAGGTGCGCACCGACGCCCAGGGCAGCACCGTCACGGTCCGCTTCCCCGAGAGCAACGTCGAGGGCGACATCGGCAGCCTGCTGACCATGATTTTCGGCAAGTACTCCATGGCTGGCCCCGCCAAAGTGGTCGGCCTGCGGCTGCCCGAGACCTACGGGCAGCGAGCCAAGTTTGGCATCTCCGGCCTGCGATCGCGCCTGGGCGTGAGCGATCGCCCCTTGGTGATGGCGATTTTCAAGCCAGCCCTGGGTCTTTCGGCCAATGACCACGCCGTGATCCTGCGTCAGGTGGCCTACGCGGGCCTGGACGTGATCAAAGATGACGAAATCCTGGGCGACTTGGCCAGCGCGCCGACCCTGGAGCGCCTGGTGGCCTGCCGCCGCGCCCTGGACGCCGTGAAGGCAGACACGGGCCGCACGGTGCTCTATGCGGTGAATGTGACGGGCCGAGCCGATCGGCTGCTGGCGCGGGCGCGCCAGCTCGTGGAGGCAGGGGCCAATGCCCTGCTGCTAAATGTCTTGAGCTATGGCTTCTCGGTGCTGGAGGCGATCGCCGCTGATCCTGCGATCAATGTCCCCGTGTTTGCCCATCCGGCCTTCGCGGGGGCTCTGTGTGGCGCTCCGGACCACGGCCTGAGCTACCCGATCGTCCTGGGCACACTGATGGCCCACGCTGGAGCCGACGCCGTCCTGTATCCGGCCCACTACGGCAGCTTGCCCTTCGATGCCCAGGACGAGGCCAGCATTCGCGACGCCCTGCGCCAGCGCAACGTGTTTCCGGTGCCCTCGGCGGGCATCCATCCCGGCATCGTGCCGCGCGCCCTGGCGGACTACGGCCACGACGTGATCCTGAACGCGGGCACCGGCATCATGGATCATCCCGCTGGCCCCGCCGCGGGGGTCGAGGCCTTTTTGCAGGCGCTGGCCCTGGCCAAACCCGGCGAGCCCTTTGACCGAGCGGCGATCGCCCCCCAGACGCCCTTGCACCAAGCCTTGGAAAAGTGGGGGTCCGCGTGA
- the mtnB gene encoding methylthioribulose 1-phosphate dehydratase: MSADPRSILVADARRFYEQGWMVGTAGNLSARQPDGSFWITASGRDKGQLSTEDFIRIAPDGSVAEQPHPTARPSNETCIHEAIYQLFPEAQACYHVHSVPANLVSRLTTGDRIALPPLEMIKGLGIWEENPTVHLPILANHLQVPRIAAEIRDRFSQEAPEVPALLIRDHGITIWAPAIAAARHYVEVMEYIFRFQVAAQQTPGLVW, translated from the coding sequence ATGAGTGCAGATCCTCGTTCGATTTTGGTTGCTGACGCCCGCCGCTTCTATGAGCAGGGCTGGATGGTCGGCACCGCTGGCAACCTCTCGGCACGCCAGCCCGACGGCAGTTTTTGGATCACGGCCAGCGGCCGCGACAAAGGGCAGCTCAGCACCGAGGACTTCATCCGCATCGCCCCCGACGGGTCCGTGGCCGAGCAGCCCCACCCGACGGCGCGCCCCTCCAACGAAACCTGCATTCACGAGGCCATCTACCAGCTATTTCCCGAAGCCCAGGCCTGCTACCACGTGCATTCGGTGCCCGCCAATCTGGTCTCCCGCCTGACCACGGGCGATCGCATTGCCCTGCCGCCCCTGGAGATGATCAAGGGCCTGGGCATCTGGGAGGAAAACCCCACCGTGCACCTGCCCATCCTTGCTAACCATCTTCAGGTGCCCCGTATTGCCGCCGAAATCCGCGATCGCTTTTCCCAGGAGGCGCCCGAGGTCCCGGCGCTGCTGATCCGCGATCACGGCATCACCATCTGGGCACCGGCGATCGCCGCCGCGCGCCACTACGTCGAGGTGATGGAATACATTTTTCGGTTCCAGGTGGCCGCCCAGCAAACTCCTGGCCTCGTCTGGTGA
- a CDS encoding HAD-IB family phosphatase, which yields MKRIVFCDFDGTITAEETFVAMLKEFTPELAARLMPEMYALRLTLREGVRQMLESIPAEQYPAILAFARTKALRAGFADFLDLLEAQGVPLVVISGGLQGMVETVLEPYRHRIHAIHAVEVGTEGEYLSVRSPAEGETELVDKVAILERYGADEAIAVGDSVTDLNMALHAPVVFARDRLAQYLSDRQKPYFPWETFHDIRDTLQQRWTTPVA from the coding sequence GTGAAACGAATCGTGTTCTGTGACTTCGACGGCACCATTACCGCCGAGGAAACCTTTGTGGCCATGCTCAAGGAATTTACGCCGGAGCTGGCCGCCCGCCTGATGCCGGAGATGTACGCTCTGCGCCTGACCCTGCGCGAGGGGGTGCGCCAGATGCTGGAGTCGATTCCGGCGGAGCAGTATCCGGCGATTTTGGCCTTTGCCCGCACCAAGGCGCTGCGGGCCGGGTTCGCAGACTTTCTGGATCTGCTGGAGGCCCAGGGGGTGCCCCTGGTGGTGATTTCCGGCGGTCTTCAGGGCATGGTGGAGACGGTCCTCGAGCCCTACCGGCACCGGATTCACGCCATTCACGCGGTGGAGGTGGGCACGGAGGGCGAATATTTGAGCGTGCGATCGCCCGCCGAAGGCGAGACCGAGCTGGTGGACAAAGTGGCCATCCTGGAACGCTACGGCGCTGACGAAGCGATCGCCGTGGGTGACTCGGTGACGGACTTAAACATGGCCCTCCACGCCCCGGTTGTTTTCGCCCGCGATCGCCTGGCCCAGTACCTGAGCGATCGCCAAAAGCCCTATTTCCCTTGGGAAACCTTCCACGATATTCGGGACACCCTCCAGCAGCGCTGGACCACCCCCGTCGCCTAG
- a CDS encoding phycocyanobilin:ferredoxin oxidoreductase has translation MSQTLQPSLREQQHPLIHQLADRIEAVWQRHLDLSPYALPEDLGYVEGRLEGERLVIENRCYQTPQFRKMHLELARVGNSLDILHCVMFPRPEYALPMFGTDLVGGRGQISAAIADLSPVSADSSLPPGYQSALAALPTPNFAQPRELPEWGSIFSEFCTFIRPASDEEGAVFLDRIEAFLDIHCQQAIAQSPVTDPEARAEILAGQRRYCTQQQQNDKTRRVLEKAFGDAWAERYMTTVLFDLAD, from the coding sequence ATGTCGCAAACCCTGCAACCCTCTCTTCGAGAGCAGCAGCACCCCCTGATTCATCAATTGGCCGATCGCATTGAGGCCGTTTGGCAGCGTCATCTGGACCTGTCGCCCTACGCATTGCCAGAGGACCTGGGCTATGTCGAAGGCCGCCTCGAAGGCGAGCGCCTGGTGATCGAAAATCGCTGTTACCAAACCCCCCAGTTCCGCAAGATGCACCTAGAGCTGGCGCGGGTGGGCAACTCTTTGGACATCCTGCACTGCGTGATGTTTCCTCGGCCGGAGTACGCCTTGCCGATGTTTGGCACCGACTTGGTCGGGGGCCGTGGCCAAATCAGCGCCGCGATCGCCGATTTGTCGCCGGTGAGCGCCGATTCGTCGCTGCCGCCGGGCTACCAGAGCGCCCTGGCCGCGCTGCCCACCCCGAATTTTGCTCAGCCTCGAGAGTTGCCAGAGTGGGGCAGCATCTTCTCGGAGTTCTGCACCTTTATTCGGCCCGCCAGCGATGAGGAAGGAGCGGTCTTCCTCGATCGCATCGAGGCTTTTTTGGACATTCACTGTCAGCAGGCGATCGCCCAGTCCCCGGTGACGGACCCCGAGGCCCGCGCCGAAATCCTGGCAGGGCAGCGCCGCTACTGCACCCAGCAGCAGCAAAACGACAAAACCCGCCGCGTCCTCGAAAAAGCCTTTGGGGATGCCTGGGCCGAGCGCTACATGACGACGGTGCTCTTTGACCTCGCCGACTAG
- a CDS encoding cell wall metabolism sensor histidine kinase WalK translates to MFQATRRRLALWYTTVTAVLLLLFGSGFYLYVRTTLIERIDDTLSHVVEVVQRSLVIEPTGSGTQLQVNVEASFRNNANTLDDDHIDLEWFSPTGELLWSTFAETLTVPMHLNANGETVHLGDDHLLRQVTQRIQFGRQVLGYLRVSHPWFEVTKPTRQLILDLTLGMGLTVASVGGIGWFLSGLAIAPVRESYQRLKQFTADASHEMRNPIAMIQTNVQVALADPDWDPAQRQQLKVVERLTRRLGRLVDDLLFLARQDSGMVQPRWSPVYLDELLMEVVEEQQAIADEKAIALSLDLLEAEPSPDLPNGSADWLDTCFLLQGDRDQLARLMTNLIGNAVQYTPTRGQVQVLLERRSRPSHPATLQIQVKDTGIGIPASALPHIFNRFYRVDPARTHDDRQSGSGLGLAIAQAIVENHHGQIHIDSQTDQGTTVTVALPIDPGPSPKASLPLSVE, encoded by the coding sequence ATGTTTCAGGCGACCCGTCGGCGTTTGGCGCTGTGGTACACCACCGTCACGGCCGTGCTGCTGCTGCTGTTTGGCAGCGGTTTCTACTTGTACGTGCGCACGACGCTGATCGAGCGCATCGACGACACCCTGAGCCACGTGGTGGAGGTGGTGCAGCGATCGCTGGTCATCGAGCCCACGGGCAGCGGCACTCAGCTACAAGTCAACGTGGAGGCCAGCTTTCGCAACAACGCCAACACCCTCGACGACGACCACATCGATCTGGAATGGTTTAGCCCCACGGGGGAGCTGCTGTGGTCGACCTTTGCCGAGACGCTGACGGTGCCCATGCACCTCAACGCCAATGGCGAAACGGTCCATCTGGGCGACGACCACCTGCTGCGCCAGGTCACCCAGCGGATCCAGTTTGGCCGTCAGGTGCTGGGCTATCTGCGGGTGAGCCATCCGTGGTTTGAGGTGACCAAGCCCACGCGCCAGCTGATCCTCGACCTGACCCTGGGCATGGGCTTGACGGTGGCGTCGGTGGGCGGGATCGGCTGGTTTTTGTCGGGGCTGGCGATCGCCCCGGTGCGCGAGTCCTACCAGCGCCTAAAGCAGTTCACCGCCGACGCCTCCCACGAGATGCGCAACCCCATTGCCATGATCCAGACCAATGTCCAGGTGGCCTTGGCCGATCCGGACTGGGACCCCGCCCAGCGCCAGCAGCTCAAGGTGGTCGAGCGCCTGACGCGCCGCCTGGGCCGTCTGGTGGACGATTTGCTCTTTTTGGCCCGCCAGGACAGCGGCATGGTGCAGCCCCGCTGGAGCCCCGTCTACCTGGACGAGCTGCTGATGGAGGTGGTGGAGGAGCAGCAGGCGATCGCAGATGAAAAGGCGATCGCCCTCAGCCTCGATCTCCTCGAAGCAGAACCCAGCCCCGATCTTCCCAATGGCAGTGCTGACTGGCTCGACACCTGCTTTTTGCTCCAGGGCGATCGCGACCAGCTCGCCCGCCTGATGACCAACCTGATCGGCAACGCCGTGCAGTACACGCCCACCCGCGGCCAAGTGCAGGTGCTCCTAGAGCGGCGATCGCGCCCCAGTCACCCCGCCACCCTCCAGATCCAGGTCAAAGACACCGGGATCGGCATTCCGGCCAGCGCCCTGCCCCACATTTTCAATCGCTTTTATCGGGTCGACCCGGCCCGCACCCACGACGACCGGCAAAGCGGCTCGGGCCTGGGCCTGGCGATCGCCCAGGCCATCGTCGAAAACCACCACGGCCAGATCCACATCGACAGCCAGACCGACCAGGGCACCACGGTCACCGTCGCCCTCCCCATCGACCCCGGCCCCAGTCCCAAAGCCAGCCTGCCCCTGAGCGTCGAGTAG
- a CDS encoding TVP38/TMEM64 family protein yields the protein MSAIAQLSPLADLSGLLRDALAWIDGLGPMGAIAFIGLYIVATVAFLPGSVLTLGAGVVFGLLAGTLYVLVGATLGAIAAFWVGRYLARDWVARKIAQNPRFRAIDEAIGREGLKIVILTRLSPVFPFNLLNYSLGLTQVSLRDYCLGFVGMIPGTLLYVYLGSLAGSLATLGSGETPGNPALEWTLRIVGFLATLGVTLYITRLARQALQTKISETPDA from the coding sequence ATGTCGGCGATCGCCCAACTCTCGCCCCTGGCAGACCTCTCCGGGCTCTTGCGGGACGCCCTGGCCTGGATTGACGGCCTTGGCCCGATGGGAGCGATCGCCTTTATCGGGCTCTACATCGTGGCGACGGTGGCGTTTCTGCCCGGTTCGGTGCTGACCCTGGGGGCGGGCGTGGTGTTTGGGCTGCTGGCGGGCACGCTGTATGTCTTGGTGGGCGCGACCCTGGGGGCGATCGCGGCCTTCTGGGTGGGCCGCTATCTGGCCCGAGACTGGGTTGCCCGCAAAATCGCCCAAAATCCCCGCTTTCGCGCCATCGACGAAGCCATCGGCCGCGAAGGACTAAAAATCGTTATTTTGACCCGACTTTCGCCGGTTTTCCCCTTTAATTTGCTCAACTACAGCCTCGGCCTGACCCAGGTTTCCCTACGGGACTACTGTCTAGGATTCGTCGGCATGATTCCCGGCACCCTTTTGTACGTCTATCTCGGCTCCCTGGCGGGCAGCTTGGCCACCCTGGGCAGCGGCGAAACTCCGGGCAATCCGGCCCTAGAGTGGACCCTGCGCATCGTGGGATTCCTGGCCACCCTGGGCGTCACGCTCTATATCACCCGTCTCGCTCGCCAAGCCCTCCAAACCAAAATCTCTGAAACTCCTGATGCATAA
- a CDS encoding glutathione S-transferase family protein, with the protein MNRILYYAQRSPYARKVRIILAEKQLPCELRETDIKNKSDELLRLSPIGKVPILVEDDLVLWDSTQIVEYLDETYPEPAFYPSDRAERLRCRQGEELADTLMDTVVGLWFQKQKSTPDAADQAKLQQLLDRLLHFLNQRLSGNPYLFGENWSAIDVSALCALGYYSLRFGTGWQAQYPHLKTWFEALHQRESVRSTMPQG; encoded by the coding sequence ATGAATCGCATCCTGTACTACGCCCAGCGATCGCCCTATGCGCGCAAGGTGCGTATCATCCTCGCTGAAAAGCAGCTTCCCTGTGAGCTGCGGGAAACGGACATCAAAAACAAAAGCGACGAGCTGCTGCGCCTGTCTCCCATCGGCAAAGTCCCCATCCTGGTCGAAGACGACCTGGTGCTGTGGGACTCGACCCAAATCGTCGAATACCTCGACGAGACCTATCCTGAGCCAGCCTTTTACCCGAGCGATCGCGCAGAGCGTCTGCGCTGCCGCCAGGGCGAGGAGCTAGCAGACACCCTGATGGACACCGTCGTTGGCCTCTGGTTCCAGAAGCAAAAGAGCACCCCCGACGCCGCCGATCAGGCCAAGCTCCAGCAGCTCCTCGATCGGCTATTACACTTCTTGAATCAACGCTTGTCGGGGAACCCCTATCTTTTTGGGGAAAACTGGAGCGCCATTGATGTCTCTGCCCTCTGCGCTCTCGGGTACTATAGCCTGCGATTTGGCACAGGTTGGCAGGCCCAATATCCCCATCTAAAAACCTGGTTTGAAGCGCTACATCAGCGAGAATCTGTCCGCTCAACCATGCCCCAAGGCTAA
- a CDS encoding glycoside hydrolase family 15 protein — MPSTASDRLAHLDRYYQQVQAVILARQNPISGLLPASTAINSHGNYTDAWVRDNVYSILAVWGLALAYRNLDKDPGRTFELQQSVVKLMRGLLYAMMRQAPKVERFKETQALDDALHAKYNTHTGEPVVGDDEWGHLQLDATSLFLLMLAQMTASGLHIVYTIDEVNFVQNLVYYIGRAYRTPDYGIWERGNKINHGNAELNASSVGIAKAALEAIDGLNLFGVLGSQPSVIHVLGDEIARARITLGSLLPRESSSKEVDAALLSVISFPAFAIEDEALIERTRTKILDKLAGRYGCKRFLRDGHQTVLEDTSRLHYEPEELRQFEHIECEWPLFFTYLRLDALFRGDRALAADYKQRLEGLCVEQNGIQLLPELYYVPADRVEAERRSPHSQTRLPNDNIPLVWAQSLYWLGDLLEEGLIAIGDIDPLGRHLHPGRQRHPIVQVALLAEDSELQEKLADYGIATQTPQEVEPIQVRRAEELAHAYAHVGRNDKINLSGRPIRRLRSLTTSKVFRIQGNTLVFLPAFLDQAQFYLTLDYHFLVAQIRSELAYIQRHWQRNGRPTMVLMLTHTMLETAQAALLELMQDLQNGHCNGVEVLLAPLNQLLLTAGSERIDFLHDFQFSQTSLQNAQPRHYYLSFDPSKTGVLSYTQEFSLECETNPTLLIDNLRQSVNLYEQTELLQTLARLKGLSFETGLGGPDKVVTVADLLEEVYSRASKQRLWGVVRRTAGLVGKLDISLSDTVTDILVRQKQIAVGKSYSEASLITKPMSNTEILAKIEEFCGEDIRDRVLAQEILTYLGVLIKAEPDLFKGFLTLRVGYLVLLIVAELARDRQLTQDEAYEQLVELSPFEVKTHLRRVLAGYETMNQTLRQQESLHVSQAGQSIDWAVLPDDQEPATPTEGWAQRRHLDGALNRVPKDFYPGVWRVLRHCRGLVIGDKLERRNRLESHIVLSEMTPGEKNFALRVEHLLNKITAPEYRQVNVEALMELSAILEHNPTLRVEDYIVLDVLIGHAVRLAWLADHPEHENHYDQHKAAAWQTFYRTSPYRCAGFIAKAMQFLSQQGSTSVVTEEAIAR; from the coding sequence ATGCCCAGCACTGCATCCGATCGCCTGGCTCATCTTGATCGCTACTATCAGCAAGTCCAGGCAGTCATCCTCGCGAGACAGAACCCCATCAGCGGCCTATTACCCGCCAGCACCGCCATCAACAGCCACGGCAACTACACCGACGCCTGGGTTCGCGACAATGTCTACAGCATCCTGGCAGTGTGGGGACTGGCCCTGGCCTACCGCAACCTCGACAAAGATCCGGGTCGCACCTTCGAGCTCCAGCAAAGCGTCGTCAAGCTGATGCGGGGCCTGCTCTACGCCATGATGCGGCAGGCCCCCAAAGTCGAGCGCTTCAAAGAAACCCAAGCCCTAGACGACGCCCTCCACGCCAAGTACAACACCCACACCGGCGAACCGGTCGTCGGAGACGACGAGTGGGGCCACCTTCAGCTAGACGCGACGTCGCTCTTTTTGCTGATGCTGGCCCAGATGACCGCTTCGGGGCTGCACATCGTCTACACCATCGACGAAGTGAACTTTGTGCAAAACCTGGTCTACTACATCGGTCGGGCCTACCGCACCCCGGACTACGGGATCTGGGAGCGCGGCAACAAGATCAATCACGGCAACGCGGAGCTGAATGCCAGCTCGGTGGGCATCGCCAAGGCAGCGCTGGAAGCGATCGACGGCCTGAACCTGTTTGGGGTGCTGGGCAGTCAGCCCTCGGTGATCCACGTACTGGGCGATGAGATCGCCCGCGCCCGGATTACCCTCGGGTCCCTGCTGCCCCGGGAGTCCAGCTCCAAGGAAGTGGATGCGGCCCTGCTGAGCGTGATCAGCTTCCCGGCCTTTGCCATCGAGGATGAGGCGCTGATCGAGCGCACCCGCACCAAGATTCTCGATAAGCTGGCGGGCCGCTACGGCTGCAAGCGCTTCTTGCGGGACGGCCACCAGACGGTCCTGGAGGACACGAGCCGCCTGCACTACGAGCCGGAGGAGCTGCGGCAGTTTGAGCACATCGAGTGTGAATGGCCGCTCTTTTTTACCTATTTGCGGCTCGATGCGCTGTTTCGGGGCGATCGCGCTCTGGCTGCCGACTACAAGCAGCGCCTAGAGGGGCTGTGCGTCGAGCAAAATGGCATCCAGCTCCTGCCCGAGCTGTACTACGTGCCCGCCGACCGCGTGGAGGCAGAACGGCGATCGCCCCACAGCCAAACCCGCCTCCCCAACGACAACATCCCCCTCGTCTGGGCCCAGAGCCTCTACTGGCTGGGCGACCTGCTCGAAGAAGGCCTGATCGCCATCGGCGACATTGACCCCCTAGGGCGGCACCTGCACCCCGGTCGCCAGCGTCATCCCATCGTCCAGGTGGCCCTCCTGGCCGAAGACAGCGAGCTACAAGAGAAACTCGCCGACTACGGCATCGCCACCCAGACCCCCCAAGAAGTCGAGCCCATCCAGGTGCGGCGGGCCGAAGAGCTGGCCCACGCCTATGCCCACGTCGGCCGCAACGACAAAATCAACCTCAGCGGTCGGCCCATTCGCCGCCTGCGCAGCCTGACCACCTCCAAGGTCTTTCGCATCCAGGGCAACACCCTCGTCTTCTTGCCCGCCTTCTTGGACCAGGCCCAGTTTTATCTCACCCTGGACTACCACTTCTTGGTGGCCCAGATCCGCAGCGAGCTGGCCTACATCCAGCGCCACTGGCAGCGCAACGGACGGCCCACCATGGTGCTGATGCTCACCCACACCATGCTCGAAACGGCCCAAGCCGCGCTGCTGGAGCTGATGCAGGACTTGCAAAATGGCCACTGCAACGGCGTCGAGGTGCTGCTCGCCCCCCTCAACCAACTGCTGCTGACCGCTGGCTCCGAGCGGATCGACTTTCTCCATGATTTCCAGTTCAGCCAGACCTCCCTCCAAAACGCCCAGCCGCGCCACTACTACCTGAGCTTTGATCCGTCCAAAACGGGCGTCCTGAGCTACACCCAGGAATTTTCCCTCGAGTGTGAGACGAACCCGACCCTGCTGATCGACAACCTGCGCCAGTCGGTGAATCTGTACGAGCAGACGGAGCTGCTGCAAACCCTGGCCCGCCTCAAGGGGCTGAGCTTTGAGACGGGGCTCGGCGGCCCCGACAAGGTGGTGACCGTCGCCGACCTGCTCGAAGAGGTCTACAGCCGCGCCAGCAAACAGCGCCTGTGGGGGGTGGTGCGGCGGACCGCTGGCCTGGTCGGAAAGCTGGACATCAGCCTGTCGGATACGGTGACGGATATTTTGGTGCGCCAAAAGCAGATCGCCGTGGGCAAGTCCTACAGCGAGGCGTCCCTGATCACCAAGCCCATGTCCAACACGGAGATTTTGGCGAAGATCGAGGAATTTTGCGGCGAGGACATCCGCGATCGCGTTTTGGCCCAGGAGATCTTGACCTATCTGGGCGTGCTGATCAAGGCAGAACCCGACCTGTTCAAGGGCTTTTTGACCCTGCGGGTGGGCTACTTGGTGTTGCTGATCGTGGCGGAGCTGGCGCGCGATCGCCAGCTCACCCAGGACGAAGCCTACGAGCAGCTGGTGGAGCTGAGCCCCTTTGAGGTCAAGACCCATCTGCGGCGGGTGCTGGCGGGCTACGAAACCATGAACCAGACCCTGCGTCAGCAGGAGTCTCTCCACGTCAGCCAAGCGGGGCAGTCCATTGACTGGGCGGTCCTGCCCGATGACCAGGAGCCCGCCACCCCCACCGAAGGCTGGGCCCAGCGCCGTCACCTCGACGGCGCCCTCAACCGCGTGCCCAAGGACTTTTATCCGGGGGTGTGGCGAGTGCTGCGCCACTGTCGGGGTCTGGTGATCGGCGACAAGCTCGAGCGGCGCAATCGCCTGGAAAGCCACATCGTCCTGTCGGAGATGACCCCCGGCGAGAAAAACTTCGCGCTGCGGGTGGAGCACCTGCTCAACAAGATCACGGCTCCGGAGTACCGCCAGGTGAACGTCGAGGCGCTGATGGAGCTGTCGGCGATCTTGGAGCACAACCCGACGCTGCGCGTAGAAGACTACATCGTGCTGGATGTGCTGATCGGCCACGCGGTGCGCTTGGCCTGGTTGGCGGACCATCCGGAGCACGAGAACCACTACGATCAGCATAAGGCCGCGGCTTGGCAGACGTTTTATCGCACCTCGCCCTACCGCTGTGCGGGCTTCATTGCCAAGGCGATGCAGTTCCTTAGCCAGCAGGGTTCGACCAGTGTGGTCACGGAGGAGGCGATCGCCCGCTAG
- a CDS encoding DUF3616 domain-containing protein, protein MTSPFLLSRVLLRFATDDSDLLEDISAAAFTPDGSLWVGSDELTTLERLSPLEPMVFGDHQSFNLGDFLALPDPEGEIDIEGMDYSAGYLWVTGSHSTKRKRPKGKKPDKDLERLKTVKSEVNRYLLGRVPVINGKLVKSVEDPQESSHQLTAAQLAVGDASNALMEALKTDEHLGTYVSSGLPSKENGFDIEGLAVKGDRVFLGLRGPVLRGWAVILEIEVTAEDGDLVLQPIGDGGELYRKHLLDLSGLGIRELCFDGDDLIVLGGPTMTLDATIRTFRWRNALDRDENSLVYQDSKHLHRMFDLPLLPGEDRAEGLALYSCLGGAQGLLVVYDTLSPKRRLGSGEILVDVFRLTEGDRS, encoded by the coding sequence ATGACATCACCGTTTCTCTTGAGCCGAGTTCTGCTGCGCTTTGCTACCGATGACTCTGATCTGCTGGAGGACATCTCCGCCGCAGCCTTTACGCCAGACGGCAGCCTGTGGGTGGGCTCCGATGAGCTGACAACCCTTGAGCGTCTCTCGCCCCTTGAGCCCATGGTCTTTGGCGATCATCAGTCTTTTAATTTGGGAGACTTTTTGGCGCTGCCGGACCCAGAAGGAGAAATCGACATCGAGGGCATGGACTACTCTGCGGGGTATCTGTGGGTGACCGGGTCCCACAGCACCAAGCGCAAGCGGCCCAAGGGCAAAAAGCCCGACAAAGATCTTGAGCGGCTCAAAACCGTCAAGAGCGAGGTCAATCGCTACCTGCTGGGGCGAGTGCCCGTGATCAACGGGAAGCTGGTCAAGAGCGTCGAAGATCCCCAAGAAAGCTCGCACCAGCTGACGGCGGCCCAGTTGGCCGTTGGCGACGCGAGTAATGCCCTCATGGAGGCCCTCAAGACCGACGAGCACCTGGGAACCTACGTCAGCAGCGGTCTGCCGTCCAAGGAAAACGGCTTTGACATTGAAGGCTTGGCAGTGAAGGGCGATCGCGTCTTTTTGGGGTTGCGGGGGCCGGTGCTGCGGGGCTGGGCCGTGATTCTGGAAATCGAGGTCACTGCCGAAGACGGCGACCTTGTCCTCCAGCCCATCGGCGATGGCGGCGAGCTCTACCGCAAGCACTTGCTGGATCTCAGCGGCCTGGGCATCCGAGAGCTGTGCTTTGATGGCGACGACCTGATCGTGCTGGGCGGCCCGACCATGACTCTAGACGCCACGATCCGCACTTTCCGGTGGCGCAACGCCCTCGATCGCGACGAAAACAGCCTGGTCTACCAGGACAGCAAGCATCTGCACAGGATGTTTGATTTGCCGCTGCTCCCGGGAGAAGACCGGGCCGAGGGGCTGGCGCTCTATTCCTGCCTGGGGGGTGCCCAGGGGCTGCTCGTGGTTTACGACACGCTGTCGCCCAAGCGGCGGCTGGGCTCCGGCGAGATTCTAGTAGATGTGTTTCGGCTAACCGAAGGCGATCGCTCCTAG